The Caretta caretta isolate rCarCar2 chromosome 15, rCarCar1.hap1, whole genome shotgun sequence genome window below encodes:
- the C15H12orf76 gene encoding uncharacterized protein C12orf76 homolog, translated as MLRRARPGWGLALLLALAGPGWAAGPAERSRPYAVLRRQNLVLMGSIFSILLITMILMAVCVYKPIRRR; from the exons ATGCTGCGGCGGGcgcggccgggctgggggctcgcCCTGCTGCTGGCGCTGGCGGGGCCGGGCTGGGCGGCGGGGCCCGCGGAGCGGAGCCGGCCCTACGCCGTGCTGCGGAGACAGAACCTGG TGCTCATGGGGAGCATCTTCAGTATCCTGTTGATCACCATGATCCTGATGGCAGTGTGTGTCTACAAGCCCATTCGACGACGGTAG